The genomic segment CCTTCCAGGGTAGAGCTGAGCTGTTTCCAGAACCTCTAGCTACTCTATGAGGCTGGCCCCATATCTACCACTGACGCCCCAAGAAGGGCACTGATACCCCAAGGAGCACTGCTGGCCCAAGGCCACAGTGAACATCAGCAGCACAGGTCTGAGGTTTTGTCCTTCTCCTaagctgtcccatgttccctggGGTCTCCTTGAGGAGAAAGCTGGCAGGATTTCTAGCTTGGCTGGcagaggtggaaactgaggcccagaggaaagCAGGAAGTTTGCCCAGGCTGAGCTACTTGACCATCCTGGAGGGGCACTGCTAAAAATAGCTCCTGGGCCCAGAATAGGAAGGGTGAATTCTAGGGCTGGGGTTGACATTTTCCCCGGCCTTGACTGCTGGGCGAGTGCTATGTGCAGCAGCCCCTGATGGTGATGGTGACGCAGACtgggtgggagggaaagaggcCCCAGCGTCATCCCCAGAATGGGGCCTGACCTTGCCTGAACTCCAGTGGTTTGGGCTCCCCTGCTCAGGGCCAGAACAAGGGATAAGATGAGTTTGTTCTGTGCCTCTGaggaaggcgggggggggggggggcaaaagagagggagggaaaaggaagcaaggaggggaaagggaaggaaaagaagggaaaagaagagggggaaggagggaaggaaaaggaagggaagagggagagggggaaaaaggaggaaggaggagggagaggagggggcgaGGGGAGGCAGCAGCCCAAGAGAGGGATCACAACCAGACTAGAATAGGGCCTCCCCAGACTCACCACCGAGGCAGGTGGGGTAACGTCCACTTCACAGATGCAAAAACTAAGGCTTAGAGCATGGGGTAATTTGCTCAAGATCTCAGAGTCAGAaagtgtcagagccaggattagaactCATGGCTTTAGTCTTGCCCTTTAAGGTCTCAAAAATTGAACCACCCGGGCAGCATATCCTAAAATTGTGGCCCCAGGATACCCCACTCTCACATCACCAAAAGGGTGgtctggttaaaatgcagattcatggGTCAGAATCAAAGAAGCATGGCCCAGGAATGTGCATTTTGACCAGTACCCTAATGGTGGTTTAGGGGCCTCGACACTGGGAAGCCCTGTGGCTTATATAGAGCCTTTCTGGACTGACCTCCTGGCCCCAGGTCCTGGCTGTACTCCTACAGCCCAGCTATTCCGGCTGACTCACACTGATCCCCCATACCCATCCCAACAGGGCTGGGCCTTTCCCACACTAAGTTTCACCCAACAACTTCCCAGTCCCACGTAGATCCACCCTTCCAGCCAGCACCAGCTTCTTCTCTGGAAGCCTTTCTCGTGGTTGGGATCCTCCTCCGTCAGTGCTTGTTTGAGTAATAGCCTCCTCCTCCATCTGGAATTATTTACAACATTCTATTTCACTTTCCATGTGAGTCTGCCTGTTACCCAACCTTTCTCTCTATTAAACAGGAAACTCCCAGAAGGCTGGAGacttattaatataaacaataatCCTCTGAAATCTATGACTTCACCTGACCCTCCTGCCAAccacagtggcagggctgggatggctttacaaatgaggaaactgagcttcaGCGAGCTTATGGCCTACCCAAGGCCATAGCCAAGTAAGATGCAGAGCTGGGTTTGGAAGCCATGTGCAGCTCCAATATCAAGTTCTGCTTTTGCTTTGTCTCTGATCACCCAAAAATGCCCGTGAGGCAGGCAGAACGGGGATTATTATCCAATTGCCcagataaggaaagtgaggcccagagataaGCAAAGCACTCAACACCATCCTTATCCTGTTCCCATTTCTAGCTGCATTTAGGTCTGAGTCCAAATGctgacctttttttctttctcctcctctctggctCATGGTCACTGCTCAAGACCCCTAAGCAGGATGAGGCAGAACTGAGTCTTGGACTCCCAGACCAGAGCCCTAATCTGCCACTCATCGCAGTGTCACTCTGGACCCAGGTGCCTCATCTGTGGGTTGAGACTCATTTGCCTGCCTTGTAGCTGGCTGGATGCTCAGAAAGAGGGAATTGGGAAATACCCGGACACACCTCGGTCACCGTCATTCTGGACTTTGTCCCTCTTATTAATGCCCAGCTGGGGAAAAAACAACCTGAATGGTCCTTTCCCCAAGAGTGGAGGAAGGTAGTTCTGAACCTGGCACAGGCCcgggccaggctgggcccagcTGGGAAGGGTGTGGAGCAAGGCGGCCAGACTGGCGTTCCAGAGAGGGGTTTGCCAAGCCCTACACTTCAGGTGTGGCTTCAGGGAGACTCAAGGAAGGCTTGGCCAGACTCTGAGCTCTGGGATGGAGTCCTAAGCTACCCAGCGGGTGCCCAGGGTGGCCAGCAAGCAGCACTGGACAACTCGGgatggaaaacaaaaattgtaGCTAATATGTGTCAAACACTAACTATTGTCAGGTTCTgtgcctcccctctcccctctacTGGATGGGTCCCATCTAGCCCTGTTCCTCAGTCCCCTCTCTGTATCACCTCGGACCAGAAAGTTCCTCAGCTGAGTCTACCTCCACTTCTGCTCCGTCCTCCTCTCGCCCAGGTCCCCCTCCAGCCTCTTGCCCATCCCACCAGAACCACTCCATCTTTGGGTGATCtagccccacctcctcctccgggaagccctcTTTCACAGCGTCTAAAACAAGCCCCAGGTGGGGCGGATCCTGATTAAGACCCTGGCCCGGAACCCCGTGAATCTCTCCTTCCTTCATATTCAAGACACCCATTTTAACAGCCCTGTTACCTCCTAGCTGGCCCTAGTGGCATTTCGCCTCCGACCTTGCCCTTTCATGCCCCACAACAGGGAAGTTGGGTTCCGAGGCATAGGGCAGTTAGTGGAGAGGTGACAACGGGGTGCAGGATGAGGTCCAGAAACGAGACTTCGTCTGCCCACTGCCTTCACCCTCCTCCTCCCGGCAGGCGAGCCTGGGAAATCGAGGACCTACCCGCACCCGCCGAGCCCGggagccccctccccccatccccgaCTCCCGGAGCCGGAGTTCCCCGCGGCGCGCCTGCGTGGAAGCGGGCGGCGCCCAAGACGCATGCGCAGCCATCGCTCCCGCTGTATATTAGGGCGCCGGCGGTCGCGGCCTGAGGTCTCTTGCGGACAAGGGCGATCGTTCATTTGGACTTCTCGGCTTGAGTGCTCGCCGTCGCCGCCTCTCTTGCTTCCGCCTCCGCAGAGTCCCCGGCGCAGGTGAGAGCCCGCGCTCCGAGTGCGGCGCCGGCCGGGGGAAGCCCCCGCGAGTCCTGCCAGCCCGGCCGCCGCTCCCCCGGCTGTTGAGACCCCATCCCCCACTGTCCCAGTCACCCGCCGCCTTGGGGGTCAACGTTTAGCTTCCAGATTGTTTGCCTGTTCGGCCGCCTGAGTTTCCCCCATTCGGCCTCTTCCGGATAGTCCGCGTTTAACTAGCCGCTTTAGAATTCCATTCCCATGCCCCTCTCGAGCCCTCGACCCCGGGTAACCTCTGACCGCCACTCCCTGAAGTTTGCCTCCTTTCACCAGACCCAGTGCGATCTATTTTATAGCCCCGCAGCTCGCCAGTTGGCCCCAAGGCGCTTCTCACACTCCTGCCTTTAAGTTGCTCCTTCTTCTGTTATACCCAGCTCTCCCAGCTGTGGGGGCATGACCTCGGGGAAATCCTGGACTCTGGGTCCTGCTCGATGCCTTCCTCCGGTTTCGGGTGGGTTTGGGGGCGTGGGGACCAGGAGAAGGTCCGGATCTCCGAGAGACCTCTGCCTGAATGGATGACAGTGGCTTCTTCCCTGGTTTCACTTCACCACCTGGGTGTGTGTCAAGGTGTCTTATCTGCACTGTGCATCTGCCTAAGGAGCTTCTGGCTTCCAAAACCTGTTCTTGACCTCTCCCTCATCCTTCCACCCCCTTGGTTATTTACTGTCAGTATTAACTTCATTTGGTGAAGTTGCTTTGCAGATGCTTTTGTATAGAGCTGGGGAATGAAGAAGTTGGTGACTTGGGTAGAGTGTGGTCACCACTCTTTAGTTGAGTCCCACACATTAATGCTGTCTTTAGGCGTTTTTGAGTGAGACACGTTAGTATCCCAGGGTACCCTTGGCATAAACTGCAGGTGCCACCTGAACCCAGTGACCTTGCAGTGTGGTATTTGCCTGATTATTAACAAGTGTTGATGTCACTCATCGTCAGTCTTTCTACAGGAGCCAGTGTACTTCCCAGCCATGGAGACTGTTGTCCGCCGCTGCCCATTCTTATCCCGGGTCCCCCAGGCCTTTCTGCAGAAGGCAGGCAAATCTCTGTTGTTCTATGCCCAAAACTGCCCCAAGATGATGGAAGTTGGGGCCAAGCCAGCCCCTCGGGCACTGTCCACTTCAACAGTACACTGCCAGCAGATCAAAGAAACCTCTCCGGCCAATGAGAGTAAGTGTTGTCATTGGCAATGAAGGAGCGGGTGGGGTGTTTGCACTCATTACTGGATTAGAAGCAGTTCCAGTCCACAGTCGTTGTGAGGGCCACACTAACAGAGGggttgctctgtgccaggctcagCACTGTGCATGAATTATCTCCTATAACTGTCGCCCTAACCCCACGAGGTAGGCACTTTTAGTTTTCACACCTTTAAAGGTGAAATGGTGGCCAGTGTTCCATATTACAGGTTTCTGGGTTCCGTGTCAGTGTCTGTTGTGGTTTTAGTGTTTCTTCAGTGCCTCATTTACCTAAATATTAATTGGAATGTTCTGTTCCAACTTTTCCCTCATTAAATATTTGGCCTTTGGCTTTTaaagtagtgattttttttccttaaaattttttttcttattgtggtaaagtgcacataacataaaatttaccatcttagacatttttaaatatataatttagtggtattaagtacattcatactgTTGTACAgccgtcaccaccatccacctccagaacctttttcatcttcccaagcTGAACTCTGTACCCATGAGACAATACCTCCttgtttcttcctcccctcctcgtgcctggccaccaccattctactttctgtctctatgaatttaactactgTGCGTACCTTATATAAGTGAAATACAGTATttgttagtgatttttttttaatacatatatctttattttgtatataaagtttcatttttgtttttaataaagacaCAAAAGTTGAATTTAGTTTTGGTCCAGTTCTGCTAAGAGATGATGAGGCTTTTCAGATGCCACTTAATCCTGAGAACATTTTACTTTACCAACTTCTTTTAGGTGTGTGCTCCGGGTGTGGACTTGTAAGAAagcaatgtttttttctttaagtagaAAGGATTTAATCCTTTGTAGGATTTATTTTCAGGAATTATGTCTTTtttaccaaaatgtttgtaaagcTTATGTTTTGAATGATAGGGCTCACTTTTTTTCTAGACCTTctataatgaatatgtattacttttgtaatgaatgaaattaacttcaaaataattcttttttggcTTTCCTTTATAGAAGATTTTAATGATAACTGTATTGAGACACCTTACTCAAGTTATAGGAAAGGCTAGCCAGTGACTCACAGGAGTATTCCAGAATGAAGAAAGACTTTTCTAGAAGGAAAGTGAATGAATTTGCTCAAGGGGAGAGGGAAGTCATTGTAACTAGAAGTATAATTACCTGCCAACTGTGTTAAGTCAGCAGACTTCTTTGATGCATTAGATGAGAAAGTAGATGAGGTATGTGATTGTAATACACCCTGGTTTTTTGTTAGCATACTAATAATTTGAACTATATTAGACAGTAACCTAAAGACGTAAGTTTTaatctaatttcttttgtttagaagAAAACCAGTAGTTTTTATGTTAAGCAATAGCAAGCTTCTTTgtcaagaatctatttagaaaatattagcaGATTCTTTTCCTACAGgttgaataggaaaaaaaaatattagcagagTAAAAATTCATGTGAGTACTTCCAATTACCTTAGAGAATATGTCCTCTCATGAAATAAGTGGAGTGTACTTGGGGTAGAATGTACTGGAGGTGGTCCAACTTAAGGACTTTGGGTTGTCTAAAACTAGAAAATGGGACTTTTTTGGGTTTATAAGGAGAAATGCTGTGGGTTTGAGAGGTAACTGGAATGTGCCAATTAACTCTTCATAGGAGCATTGTTTCCAGtgagacagatgagaaaacagattaGCAGAacctaataaaaataagattgtgTGTGGATGGTGGGGTAGAGTAAGTATAAAGTTTATCTTTGAGGCaataagggaaagaaagaagtggtTTTCTTGTATACTGTGCAACCAGATCTGATGCTtcactttttccatttcctccctcaGAGGACAAAACTGCCAAAGCCAAGGTCCAGCAGGCTCCTGACGGATCCCAGCAGACTCCAGATGGCACACAGCTTCCGTCTGGACACCCCTTGCCTGCCACGAGCCAGGGCACTGCAAGCAAATGCCCTTTTCTGGCAGCACAGATGAGCCAGAGGGGCAGCAGTGTCTTCTGCAAAGCCAGTCTCGAGCTTCAGGAAGATGTGCAGGAAATGCATGCGGTGAGGAAAGGTAACAGATGAGACACGGACCATTGGGAAGAGTGAAGAGGTCTTTTTGGCTCTTTTGGACCTTCAGATTTGTGTATGAGCTATTATTAGGGCAATATTTACGGAAACACATTCCTCTTTTAGGGCCAAGGAGGAAGGTCCTCAAGATAGATAGTCAAAGGACTGTATTGCAAAATGTGGGACTTTCTTTGTAGTGAGTGTATAGGATGTGACCAGCTCTTATAGTAACATgcttaatttctgaaaataaccTGCAGTCTTGAGCTGCTACCAACTACCGCTTGTCCCTTTGGTCTTTCGCACCATTTGTTGAGATAAAAGGTAGAAAACTGGTGTTACTGCAGTAAACGCTGGTCCTAGGACTCACAAGCTATATGTCTTACTGATGGTCATTGAGTGGCAACCTTACTTCCAGCTGTGGCTGTATCCACAGAGCACCCAAAGCCCCCAAAAAGCCCCACCAGCAGAAATCATACATATGGCCAAAATTGGTTTCTGTGAAGAACATTGAGATTCAGATGGGGATGGAGTAGAAAAGGCACACCAACCAGCTAGAAAGCTTTGGACTTTCATGTTCATTAAAGCTGGCTGGTAGCTCTGAAAACAACACCAAGAGTTGGCCATTACaataactaaaatagaaaaagagatgcTTCATATACTGGGTTATGACTAATTTTGATTATGAATGGCTTTTTTTGTGATCTAGGCAGTAAACCGTTTTTGACAATATGTCTGGAGGGTTTTGTGAGTGCAGAATAGAATGTCAGTCCCATTTGCCTCTTATTGCTTTTGGTACAGAGGTTGCCCAAACCTCAGTGAACCCCAGTGTGATTAGTGTGGAGACTGACGGAGGGGATCCAAGTGGATTGCCAAAGAACTTCCAGGATATCATGCGAAAGCAAAGACCAGAAAGAGTGTCTCATCTTCTTCAAGATAACTTGCCAAAATGTAAGTCTCACTGTTATTTGCCTAATATAGGAGTATATAACTTAAACATACATCAGATTAAACATAAAATTGCGTGGTGAGTTGAGGATTGAAAGCTGCGTCCTTTGCTTAAGCGAGTAGGTGTTCTCGGTTGTAGTGACTACACATGCTGTTGGTAGCCTGCCTTCTGTCTTTTAATACCTACCATCCACACACTGCTCGCTGCCAAATGCTTGGTGTGCACAGTCTCATTTACTGCTTACCAGGTGAAgacgttaagtaacttgcccagaatGTCCCTGCTACTCAAGCAGGAACTTGAACTCAAGTCTGTCTTTCGCAGAAACCCAGATGTGCTTCTTAACCATCAGGCTGTACTATCTTTTGTTCGGTTTTTAGCTGTTTCCACTTTCCAGTATGATCGTTTCTTTGAGAAGAagattgatgagaaaaaaaatgaccacACCTATCgagtttttaaaactgtaaaccGGAGGGCGCACATCTTCCCCATGGCAGATGACTATTCGGACTCCCTCATCACCAAAAAGCAGGTGTCTGTCTGGTGCAGTAACGACTACCTAGGAATGAGTCGCCACCCACGGGTGTGTGGGGCAGTTATGTAAGTAGCCCTCAGCTTTCAAATATCACTGGTGTTATTTGGCAAGATATTGATAATTTATAGGGGTTGGATCTTTTATAGAGGGAATATTCAGCAGCTGAAAGTGTGCCATAGCAAAGTACTATTCTTAGCCTTTGAAGACATCTATAGATTACTTTTAAAGAAACTCCAACATGCGGGAAGCTGGTGGAGCCCCTTCGTGTGTGAGGGTTCAAGCTTACAGGCTTGTTTTCTCACATGTCGGTTCACTTCCTACCACTCCACAAGTGAGTGTGCCTTTAACACCAGGCAGTCTTGCACAGAGACACCCTTGTTCATGGCTGCAGGTGGAGAAATACAGATTTAGCAGCACTAGAGGAAAAGCTACTTCAAAAGGCCACGTTAAAAAGGATGTCAGATCCCATCATTCGTGTCCTTTAGGAGGACCGCCATGGCCAGGGTTACTTGAGAGAGTTGCTTGCCACACTCTCCAAGAGGCTTGCTAAAGAGAGTCCATCCGAGGCGTAACTATCAGTGTGCCCTAATGTGATGTGACTGGTTTGCAGAGGGTTTCGTTGACCACCATCCAAGATGTTTCTCCagggttttttccccttaagaTGTCATGTTATTGGAAAGAATGTTTCTCAGAGAAAAGAAACTTTAGGAAATTAACTCAGCTAATACTAAGTACTTATTGACTGTTAAATGAACACTTGTTCTTAATGGTCCCTAGAGGTATCATCACCCTAGTGTGGATACTTTCTCCCACCTAGTCTGAAGATGAAGTCAGTTGAAACTTCTGGTCTCAGGTTTCACAGTGAGAGAATTGCTAGATCAATGTAAGTTTCTGTCTCCTGGATCCTGGAATAATTCACAGAGCGTTTAGAACCAtgacctttcctttttctttttctttctttcttttcttttctttctttttttttttttaaacagggacaCTTTGAAACAACATGGTGCTGGGGCAGGTGGTACTAGAAATATTTCAGGAACTAGTAAATTCCACGTGGACCTGGAGCAGGAGCTGGCTGACCTTCATGGGAAAGACGCAGCACTCTTGTTTTCCTCATGCTTTGTGGCCAATGACTCGACCCTCTTCACCCTGGCCAAGATGATGCCAGGTAAGGAGGCCTGGAATGGGTGCCTTTgagttttggtatttttatttttttatttttttttttattttattttttttttttgagacagagtgtcgctttgttgcccaggctagagtgagtgccgtggcgtcagcctagctcacagcaacctcaaactcctgggctcaagcaatcctcctgcctcagcctcccgagtagctgggactacaggcatgcgccaccatgcccggctaatttttttttctatatatattttagttggccagataatttctttctatttttagtagagacgaggtctcgctcattgctcaggctggtcttgaactcctgacctcgagcgatcc from the Eulemur rufifrons isolate Redbay chromosome 7, OSU_ERuf_1, whole genome shotgun sequence genome contains:
- the ALAS1 gene encoding 5-aminolevulinate synthase, non-specific, mitochondrial produces the protein METVVRRCPFLSRVPQAFLQKAGKSLLFYAQNCPKMMEVGAKPAPRALSTSTVHCQQIKETSPANEKDKTAKAKVQQAPDGSQQTPDGTQLPSGHPLPATSQGTASKCPFLAAQMSQRGSSVFCKASLELQEDVQEMHAVRKEVAQTSVNPSVISVETDGGDPSGLPKNFQDIMRKQRPERVSHLLQDNLPKSVSTFQYDRFFEKKIDEKKNDHTYRVFKTVNRRAHIFPMADDYSDSLITKKQVSVWCSNDYLGMSRHPRVCGAVMDTLKQHGAGAGGTRNISGTSKFHVDLEQELADLHGKDAALLFSSCFVANDSTLFTLAKMMPGCEIYSDSGNHASMIQGIRNSRVPKYIFRHNDVSHLRELLQRSDPSVPKIVAFETVHSMDGAVCPLEELCDVAHEFGAITFVDEVHAVGLYGARGGGIGDRDGVMPKMDIISGTLGKAFGCVGGYIASTSSLIDTVRSYAAGFIFTTSLPPMLLAGALESVRILKSAEGRALRRQHQRNVKLMRQMLMDAGLPVVHCPSHIIPVRVADAAKNTEVCDELMSRHNIYVQAINYPTVPRGEELLRIAPTPHHTPQMMNYFLENLLETWKRVGLELKPHSSAECNFCRRPLHFEVMSERERSYFSGLSKLVSAQA